The Rhodothermales bacterium genome includes the window CGTTTCCAGAGCACGAAAGTCTTTCAGGTCCTCCACGCGGATGAAGTCCGCGCGATCCCCTGCCTGCATCAACCCTACGTCGAGGTTGTAGTGGCGGACCGGTGTCACGCAGGCGGCCTCTAGCGCATTCCATCTGTCCACACCCGCAGCTACAGCGCGGGCCACCAGCTCGTTGATGTGACCGGTCAGCAACTCGTCCGGGTGCTTGTCATCCGAACACAACATCACCTGCCCGGGGTGGTCCGCCATTATGCCCACCAGGGCATCAAAATTCCGCGCGGCGCTGCCCTCCCGGATGGCCACCTTCATCCCCAATGACAGCTTTTCACGCGCTTCTTCCTCGCTGACACATTCGTGATCGGTGGAGATGCCGGCCGATACGTACGTCCTGAGATCGGCGCCGCGTAGCATGGGGGCATGCCCGTCGACGGGCTTTCCGGCAGCATGCGCCGCCTGGATTTTTGCCATGACGTCCGGCACGCCGGCGACCACCCCGGGGTAGTTCATCATCTCGGAGAGATAGCCGATGCGCGGGTCGGCGAGCAATGCGGCGACCTCCTGAGGGCCGAGCACCGCTCCTGCATGCTCAAATGGAGTGGCTGGCACGCATGAGGGCGCGCCAAAGGCGACGATGAGCGGCACGCGAGCGGCATCGTCCAGCATCCATTGCACACCGGGCACACCGACGACGTTCGCGATCTCGTGTGGATCGCTCACGGTGGCTACCGTGCCGTGCCGCACCGCAAGGCGGGCGAACTGGGACGGTGAGAGCATGGAGCTTTCGATGTGCACATGGGCATCGACAAACCCGGGAAGCAGAAAACCGGGCGCCGCCGTAGCCTCCTCCTGAATGGACTCAATCCGGCCGTCCCGGATCAGGATGCGCCCGGGAAACAGGCGGCGGTTGACGGGATCAACAATCGTCCCGGAGAGCGTTTCTGTCATGGACTTGAGGAATCGTGTTGGGCGGCCAGCGACTCGGGCATCGGCCGCAGGTGCGCAGCATCATGCAGCAGGTCAAGCGCCCGAGGGCCGAGGTTGAAGAGCAGGTCGAGGATGCAGAGATCGGGTTCAAAGCCTTCGAACACCTGCCGGTACCTGATCGGCGACACGTCCACCCCAAACCGCGCCCCGTGACGCTCAATCACGGGAATGCGCGACCGCGGCCGCGATGTGCCCGGAGCGATGTCGATCCTCAGGTTCAACAGGTCCGCCACTGCCCTGATGAGCCCGGCCGACAGATCCCCGAGTGTCGTGACCTCCGGATTGAACCTTGGTGTTAGCGCGTCGATGAAGTGCTCGTAGTAGGGCGCCGCGCCATAGTTGTATCGCAGCGCCTTCGGGTGCTGCCGCCACCAGGCCCCTTCCTGGCTGATGCGGATTGCGCAGAGGCGGATGTCGTCCTGCCCCCGCTCAACGGGCACGGTCAGCCACTGCGTGCCCTGCGGCGTTCGGATTCGCGCACGATTGTGCCGGGTTTGTCGCACGTAGGGGGCGTCCATCAGCAACTCCACCCGATCGGCATGGCTGGCCGCGGCCCAGAAGACTGCCGAAGGAAAGTAGTCCGGTGCACAGGTGAGCGTCATGTGGCAAGGTAGCATGGCGGACTATCTTCCGTCATGACGCGCTCCGCCAATCTCCGTCGCATCGGGCTGCTTGCCCCGGCCGGTCCCCCGCTGGACGCAGAGCGCCTGGAACGAGGGCTCCGGCATCTGGAGGACCGCGGCGTAGAGCTGGTCCGGCCACGTTCATCGTACCCGGTGACCGGTTTTCTGGCGGGCTCCGATGACGCCCGGTTGGCGGAGTTTCACGCCCTTTGCCGGGAGCCGGACATCGATACCATCTTCTGCGTGCGCGGAGGCTATGGGACGCTGAGGCTGCTCGACCAGATCGACTATGACCTTGCGGCAGCGCGACCTCGTGTGCTGGTAGGCTACTCGGACATCACCGCGCTGCAGCTGGCGCTCTTCACTCGCAGCGGGTGGCGGGGGGTATCCGGTCCGATGGTGGGCGTCGAGTGGCCGGAGCCCGAAGCCGACTGGGAATCCCAGTTATGGCAGCTGCTAGAGGGTGAGTCAGCGGTGTCGTTTGCGTCCCTGGACGGCTCCAGGCCCTCGACGCTGCGCGCTGGCACGGCCGAGGGACCGCTCCTGGGGGGAAACCTGGCGACGCTGGTCCGGCTGGTGGGCACGCCGTACCTGCCCGATCTCCGTGGCTGCCTGCTCTTCCTGGAAGATGTGGGGGAGGTGCCGTACCGACTGGATGCGTTGTTTGCCCAGTTGAAACTGGCCGGCCACCTCGAGGGTCTGGCAGGCGTGATCCTGGGCGCCTTCACCGACTCGGACCCGCCGCACAACCGCCCGTCATTTTCGGTCGATGAGGTCTTGCAGCACTATTTTGGTGGCGCGTCCTACCCGGTGGTCTCGGACTGGAATTACGGGCATTTCCCTCGCAAGATGAGCCTGCCCATCGGACCCCGGGCGCGCCTGGTGGCGGACCCTGCCGCGGCGACGCTGCAATTGCTGGAGCCGCTCAGGATCTAGGCCCGCGCAATCTCCGGAGCGGGCCCAGGGGCGGCCTATTCATTCGGTCTTGATCGCCACTTCGGTCCTTCCGGCGCCCCCCCAACCGTAACATGCAGGATGCGCGTCGCGGTGTTTGCGTCAGGCAGCGGCTCCAACTTTCAAGCCCTGATTGACGCGTCGATTTCGGGTAGTCTCCAGGCCACGATGGCCCTTTGTGTCAGCAACCGCTCGACGGCCGGTGCTCTGACGCGCGCGGAAACTGCCGGAATTGCGACCTGCGTGCTCGACCCGAGCGACTTCGACGAAGCAACCTACGCTCAACACCTGCTCGGCAGCCTTGAGCAGGAGCGCATCGACTTCATTGCGTTGGCCGGTTACCTGCGCAAGATTCCTCAGGCGGTAGTGGATCGGTTTCGCGGACGCATGGTGAACATCCATCCGGCCCTGCTTCCTGCACACGGTGGCCCCGGTATGTACGGGAAGCACGTCCACCGGGCCGTGCTGGAAGCAGGAGACGAGTTCTCGGGGGCCACCGTGCACTTTGTGGATGAGGACTACGACACCGGCGCCATCATTCTGCAGGACACGGTGCCGGTTCTCCCAGACGACAATCCCGAGTCCCTTGCCGCCCGCGTGCTCGAAATCGAGCATCGTCTCTATCCCGAGGCCCTGCGCCTCATCGCCCAGGGACGCGTACGAGTTCGCCAAGGACGCGTCACCATCACTTTTCCACTCCAGTACGCATGATTCAGTCCAAGGACCTCCCCCCTCCGGACGACCACTACACCATTCGCCGCGCGCTGCTTTCGGTGTTTGACAAGACGGGCCTCGTCGAACTCGGACAGGGGCTCAGCCGCCAGGGCGTGGAACTGCTTTCCACCGGCGGCAGTGCGCGCACCCTGCGCGAGGCGGGTATCCAGGTGACCGACGTTTCCGAGGTAACGGGATTCCCGGAAATCCTGGACGGCCGCGTAAAAACCCTGCATCCGCTGATCCACGGCGGACTGCTCGCGCGGCGCAACGACCCGGAAGATCAGCAGACACTCGGCGCACACGGCATTCCCCCCATCGATCTCGTCGTCGTCAACCTCTACCCGTTCAGCAAGGCGACCGCCGACCCGGAAACGACGGACGCCATCGCAATCGAGAACATCGACATCGGTGGCCCCACCATGATCCGCGCCGCCGCCAAGAACTTCTTCTACCGGTGTGTGGTCACGGACCCAGGAGACTATCACGGGCTCCTTGAGGAAATGGAGGCAAACGGCGGAGCGGTCGGCATGGCGACCCGGCGACGTCTGGCCCACAAGGCCTTCTCCCACACGGCCGGCTATGACGCAGCCATCGACGCCTATTTCTCGCGTGCCGGCGATACCGCACCGGCCTTCCGGGTCACTGAGCCGCTTTCGGCAAGTCTGCGCTACGGTGAGAATCCGCACCAGGCAGCCGCCCTTTACGGAGACCCGGGGCGCTATTTCACCAAGCACCACGGCAAGGACCTGTCGTTCAACAACATCCTGGACCTGAGCGCCGCGCTGCGGCTGATCCGGGAGTTCGCCGAGGCACCGCCTACCTGTGCCATCCTGAAGCACACGAATCCGTGTGGAGTCGGCACGGCCGATGGGCTCATGAGGGCCTACGAACGGGCATTTGCCACGGATCGGCAGAGTCCCTTTGGAGGCATCGTCGTGGTTAATCGCGCGCTCGATCTGCAGACAGCAGAGGCCATCAACAAGGTGTTCACGGAAATCATCATCGCTCCGGATTACGAGGAGGATGCGATGGAATTCCTTCGACGCAAGAAGAACCGCAGGCTCATCACGTTCGACCCGGATGCCGGCGAAGACGCGCGGGATGTCCGTTCTGTCGTAGGCGGCTTCCTGATCCAGGACCTGGACCCAACCCTTCCAGATGCAGGCGCCATGAGGGAACGCGTACAGGTGGTCACCGAGCGGCAGCCGACCCCTCAGGAGTGGCAGGACCTGGATTTCGCCTGGCGGGTGGCAAAACACGTCAAGAGCAACGCCATTGTCTACGCACGAAACGGCGCGACAGTGGGGATTGGAGCAGGCCAGATGTCACGCATCGATGCCTCTGAGATCGCGGTCTCGAAGGGAGCAAAATCCGAACTCGATTTCGCTGGCTCCGTTGTAGCTTCCGATGCATTCTTCCCATTCGCAGACGGACTCGTAGAGGCGGCGCAGGCTGGTGCCCGGGCCGCCATTCAACCAGGCGGCTCCGTTCGCGATGAGGAGGTCATTGCCGCAGCCAACGAGCGGGGCATTGCCATGGTTTTCACCGGACAGCGCCACTTCCGCCATTGAGTCCGGGCCAGCCCGCATTCTGACACCATGATTCGTTTCTGGGAGCGATTTGCTGATTGGATTCTGCTCTTCGCCCTGGTTCTGGTGTCCTTGATGGTCATGCTGACCGTCAATCAGCCCATGATTCAGGGGCTGCGTGCACGGGCCCTGGAAGTCTCCGCCTCCGTTGAGCACCGGCTGGCCACTGCAGGCCGGTACATGAATGCCCTGGATGAGAACCAGCGGCTTCGTGACGAGAACATTCGCCTCTCCAGCCGGCTCGCGCTCGCCCGGGAAGCCGAGATGGAGAATGAGCGGTTGCGCGGCTTGCTGGCCCTGCCGGACTCGGCCACGGGTCCCCGAGTAGCAGCTCGCGTGGTCGGCAAGGACATTACCCGACAGCGCAACGTGCTGGTGCTCGACGTCGGCAGTCGGCACGGCATCCAGCGCGGCATGGCGGTGATCGAACCGCGCGGGCTGGTCGGAGTGGTGGAACTGGTGAGCCCGAATTACTCCCGGGTGCGCTCCTACCTCAACCCCGACTTCAAGACCTCGGTCAAGATCTACCCCTCCCTGAGTGACGGCCTGCTCGAGCGAAGCCCCGACCGACCAGATCGCCTGCGCGTGCTGCACGTGTCCACCGACGATGACATTCGGGTGGGCCACCGTGTGGTGACCAGCGGCTACTCCCAGTACTTTCGGCCGGGCATCGAGGTGGGCACCATTGACCTCCTGACCACCGACGAGAGCGAGCTGTTCTGGAGCATTCAGGTCGCGCCGTCGGTGCCGCTGTCCAGCGTACAGCATGTTTTTGTCGTCACCCAATTCCCCGACTTCGAGCGCATCGAACTCGAAGAACAGACTGAACCGGACGCATGAGACTGCTCGTGGCCCTGCTGCTTTGTGCAGCAATCACCCTGCCGGCGATCGGTCAGGATTCACCCCGCAACGAGCGGCAGCTTCGCAGAGCGCTTGATCGGCTGGTCGCAGACACCTCGCTCGTCAACGCCACCATCGGCGTCTCGGTGGTGGACCTGGCGACCGGGCGCACGCTGTACGCGCACAATGCGAACAAGACGCTGATGCCGGCCTCGAATACCAAGCTGTACACCACCGCGGCAGCGCTGGATCAACTTGGCGCAGACTTCCGATGGAGCACTCCGGTGTATGCAGACGGGATTGTCGAGCATGGCGTGCTGAAGGGAAACCTGGTGGTTGTCGGATCCGGCGACCCCTCCATCGGCCGTCAGTTCCAGGACTGCGACATAGTGGAGGTTTTTCGCGGCTGGGCAGACGCGGTGAAAGCCGCCGGAATCCGAACGGTAGACGGCCATCTGATTGGTGATGACAACGCGTTTGACGATCTCCAGCTGGGATACGGATGGTCCTGGGACGATGAGCCCTGGTACTATTCCGCAGAGATCAGCGCACTGTCGTTCAACGACAATACCGTGGACATAACGGTCGAGCCCACCGTGCCGGGCGGCCCCGGCACCGTCACATGGGAGCCGTCCATGACCGACTACATGGACGTCTGGAATGCCACGGTGACCGTGCCCGATTCCATGCGCCTCCGGGAAGGCTACGAACGGGACCGACAGGGAAACCGACTCGTCATCTCAACGCGCGTGCCGGTGGGCTATACCGAAGAAGAAGCGATCTCGGTGCACAACCCCACCCGCTACTTCCTGCATGTCCTGCGCGAAACGCTGATTGCAGAGGGCATCGCCGTCACAGGTGGCATCCATGACATCGACGACATCCCCTCGCTGCCGGCCGTTTCCGGCACGCAGCCCATCGCTCGTCACACGTCGGTGCCCCTGTCGGATGTGGTCGAGGTGATCAACAAGGACAGCAACAATCTGTACGCCGAGCTGGTGCTGAAGACGCTTGGCGCGCAGCTGCCGGACTCAACCAGCGATGCAGATCCAGGCTCGGCGGCCATGGGTTGGGCAGCCGGTATGCGCACGCTGGCGGCGGCGCGTGTCGACACGGCGCGTATCCGTCTGGCTGACGGCTCAGGCCTGTCCCGGATGAACTTCGTCAGTCCGGAGATGAGTACGGCGCTGCTGCAATACATGGCTTCCCATCCGGACAGCACCGTTCGCAGTGTCTGGTATGATTCGCTTCCGATCGCAGGGGTCGACGGCACGCTGGAATACCGTATGCGCGGCACGTCCGCCGAGGGCAACGTGAGGGCCAAAACGGGCACGCTGACCGGTGCTTCTGCACTGAGCGGGTACGTGACTACCTCCCGGGGAACACCCTTGGCCTTCAGCCTGATGATGAACCTGTATCACGGGTCCTCACGGGACGCGCGGCGCATACAGGATTTAATTAGTGAAACGTTGGCGCGGTACCGTCGTTAGGCTCTATTGTTTAGGCGGAAGTCCAGATAGGGCAACGACTTCCGCATACTACGTATTTGTTCGCATTCAGGTATCCGTCCGGGAGCCGTTATTCCCTCAACGGCTCTCGATCAAGCAATAGTATTTCAGTGTCTCCTGCCGGTAAACTCCCCAGCGCCGGCGCCACCATCCGAAGCACTACCGTTGTAGGGGTGCGCCGTGGCGGCCGTGTCGCGCTTGGCTCTGATGGCCAGGCAACGTTGGGCAATACAGTCATGAAGCATCGCGCTCAAAAAGTGCGCGCGCTGTACAACGGAAAGATCCTAGCCGGATTCGCTGGCGCCACCGCGGACGCCTTTACGCTGTTCGAGCGGTTTGAGGAAAAACTCCAGCAATACGGCGGTCAGGTGACCCGCGCAGCAGTAGAGCTGGCCAAGGACTGGAGAACCGACCGATACCTGCGTCGCCTGGAAGCGCTTCTGGCCGTCGCTTCGGAAGACAAACTTCTCCTGATCAGCGGAAACGGAGACGTGATCGAGCCGGACGACGATGTGCTTGCAATCGGCTCAGGAGGACCCTTCGCTCTCGCCGCGGCGAGGGCGCTGGTCGAACACGCAGAGGGACTCTCGGCGCGGCAAATTGTCGCTCAGTCTCTGACCATCGCCGCGGATATCTGCATCTACACCAACCACAACCAGACGATTCTGGAGCTGCCGGCCCCGGATAGCGCTGACTGACGACATGGGACGGCTACGAGGGCACGGCACTTCCGACCATGGTGAGAATCTGGCCTTGATTCTCATCGACTTCGACAACCTGTCGCAAGCATTTGCCAATACCGCGACCGAGAAGGGACACCGCATCATCATGAGCATGGTGTCCGAGCTACGGCGTTACCTCGCTGAGGAGCTGCGCATCAAGCCGGTCCGCGCCGTGGCGTACGGCGATTTCGGTGGACACGGGGAGGATGCCTCGTCGGTCATGAGCGCCCTCGCCTCGGCCGGCGTCGAGACCCGGCATGTGCCGTCGGGCATCCAGGGCACCAACACCTGCATGACCCTGACCATTGACGGCACGGAGTTGCTGCACGCGCGCCCCGATCTCTCTGCGTTCGTGGTCCTCTCCGGCAATAACTGGTACGTGCCTTTCATCCAGCACCTGCAGCGCTTCGGCAAGTTCGTGCTGGTGGCGGCCCTTGACCTGCCGCCGTCCATCTCGCAGCTATGGAGTGAAGTATCTGATGCATTCCTGAACGGGCGCTTCCTGCTGGACTCATCCGATCGGGACTCGATCGCCCTCAGACGCCGTGGCACGCAAACCGGCGAGCAGCCGGTTGACGATCCTCAGGAGCGGGCTCCCAAGGAAACTCATCGCGTGGAGGACGCCGGTGCCTTCCGCACACTCGAACTCATAGACGAGTTCTTCGGGCAGTACGAGGAAGTCTATCTGACGCCTCTCCTCCGCAAGATGAGCGAAATGCTCGACGAGGATGACGGGGAGCCCAAGGATCTGGTGAATCTCCTGCAGGACGCGGGCGTTGTGTGGCTCGAGAAACGTCGCGGATTCCCGTACGACTACACCGTTCTCATGGTGAACGAGAAGCATCCGGACGTCGTGGATGTACGAGCGGCTTCAGCCGACTACGACATGGACGACTACCCGGCGGAGTACGACGACGACGACGACGTCGAAGATCACGAATACGAGAACAGTGAGGCCTGACCCGGTCAGGAGCCTCCGGACATAGTGGATGAGTGAGTTGACCCCGCGGCAGATCGTCGCGGAACTGGATACGTACATCGTCGGGCAAACTGAGGCCAAGAAAAGTGTGGCCATCGCCCTGCGCAACCGGTGGAGACGGCTGAACGCTGCTCCGGAGATGCGCGAGGAGATCATGCCCAACAACATCATCTTGATCGGCCCGACGGGGGTCGGCAAGACGGAAATCGCACGGCGCCTTGCGCGTCTGGCCGCCGCTCCCTTCCTGAAGGTGGAGGCTACGAAGTTCACCGAGGTGGGCTACGTGGGCCGGGACGTGGAGAGCATGATCCGCGACCTCATGGAGTTCGCGATCAACATGGTGCGCGAGGAGCATACCGAGGGCGTTCAGGAGCGGGCTCGAGAACTGGCTGACGAGCGCATTCTGGACATCCTGATTCCCGCCGCTCCGGCACCCCAAAAGCCCGCCGTGACCGGCCCAGGCTTTACCATGGCCCAGCCGCAACAGGTTGAGCAGCCTGCCTCCAATGACGAGTTGCGCACCCGCACCAGGGAGAAATTCCGCAAGATGCTCGCCGAGGGCGAGTTGGACGAGCGCGAGGTTGAGGTTGAAGTCTCCTCGGAGGGATCAAACCCCATGCTTCAGGTCTTCGGGCCGATGGGCATTGAGGAAATGGGGGTCAACCTTCAGGACCTGTTCGGGGGGCTGGGCGGCAAGAAGCGCAAGAAGCGCCGAATGCCCATCGAGGAGGCCCGTCGTGTCCTTACCCAGGAGGAAGCCGGCAAGCTGATCGACATGGACCGCGTCACGCGCGAGGCTGTGAAGCGTGTGGAGCAGTCCGGTATCGTCTTCATCGACGAAATCGACAAGGTCGCAGCACGCAGCGGCCGCTCCGGCGGCAGCGGACCGGACGTTTCGCGCGAAGGCGTTCAGCGCGATCTGCTGCCCATCGTGGAAGGCTCCGGCGTCATGACCAAATACGGATTGGTCAAGACGGACCACATCCTCTTTATCGCGAGCGGAGCGTTCCATGTCTCGAAACCCAGCGATCTGATCCCGGAACTGCAGGGGCGCTTCCCCATCCGGGTCGAACTCGAGAGCCTCTCAGAGGAGGATTTCCTCAAGATCCTGACACTGCCCAGGAACGCCCTGCTAAAGCAGTACCAGGCCCTGCTGGCTTCCGAAGGTGTTCGGGTAACCTTTACCGATGACGCGGTCACAGAGATGGCCTCCATCGCCGCCCGCGTCAACGCTGAGGTGGAGAACATCGGCGCCCGTCGCCTGCACACCATCCTGACGACCCTGCTCGAGGACATCCTCTTCAACGTGCCCGATGAGATCTCGGATGCGGACATTGTGATCGATGCGGCGCGGGTTCGTGAGAAGCTTTCCGATATTGTCGAGAATCGCGACCTGAGCCAGTACATCCTTTGAGCCCCGCGCCACCCGCATCGGACACCCCCTTCCGGACGGTGTTTTCGGATCCGCGTTATGTGCGGGCGATGTGCAAGGTGGGCTCGCTCCAGGTGTATGAGCATGAGGAGGTAGGAACGCTCGCGTGGCGAAAGCGGGGCCCGGTTCGGGAGGTGGTGCTGCCGCCGTTTACACCCTTCTCCGGGCTCACTATCCCGGCCCTGGCCGAGACAGACGTGCACGGCTCCCGGGACCCCCTGAACCGCGTTGCGCGGCACCTGGACCAGGAATTTGATCGGGTGCGACTGCATCTCCCGCCTGAGGCGACCGATGCGCGTGCCCTGCAGTGGGCCGGCTGGCAGGTCTCCCCCCTGTATACCTACCTGATCTCAGTGGCCGCCGGCCAGGCTGCCTGGTCCTCCGGCTCCCGCCGAGCGGTGCGCAAGGAAGCCTCCACTTTCCAGGTCGTTGAGGACGCAGGTCGTGCCCAGGAGGTGGTCCGCCTCGTTCTGGATGGCTATGAGCGCAACGGACGTGCGCTGGCGTTCTCCTCTCACAGTGTAACAGAGGCGGCGTCGGGGCTCCTGGAGGCCGGATTGGGGCGCTGCCTGGTCGCCCTTCGAGACGGACAGGCGGAGGCGGGCGTAGTGTTTCTGGTCGATGGGCCCCGTGCCTGGTACTGGCTTGCCGGAAGCAAACCCGGCCCGGCGATGACGGTGCTCATGGCATCCGCGCTTGAGAAGCTGGGCGCCCTTGGAGTCACCGACATCGACATGGTCGGCGCAAATACCGCGACGATCGCGGAGTTCAAGCGGCGGCTGGGCGGCCGCCTGGTGCCCTATTGGGCGGCGACGCGGTCAACGGGGCTTGTGGCACGCGGTGTAGCCGCGCTTGCTGCACTTCGGGGCCGGTGAGCCGCCAGGCCCGCCTGCTGCTTCCGGTGCTGGTAACGGCGCTCGTCGCTCCGCTCCTGGCGGTGTTTCGGTTTGGATACGCCTTTGGCATCAGCGATCAGGATGAGTTTCTCCCGCTGCTGCGCGCGCGCATTGAGCCACCCCTGCTGGAGCATGACTGGTTTGTGACCTCACAGCTCGACTCCTTTCACATCAGGTCGGGCTTTGTCTCGATACTTGAGATTCCGGCGCGTCTCCTGGGTGTCGAACTCGCCACAGGACTGCTGTGGGTGGCGGCTGCCCTTTCCCTGGCCGTGAGCATCCACCTGATTGCCCGAAAGCTGGGTGCCGCTCCGTTTGGAGCGTTCGTCGCCGCCGTGCTGGCGCTGGCACTTCTACCCCGCTGGACCCTGGGCGGGAACGCAGCCTGGTCCTCCATGCTGGTACCCTCCATGTTGGCCTGGGCGCTGTGTCTTCCGGCCGTGCTGCTGATCCTGCACCGTCGTGCCCTGGCTGCCGGCGTGCTGGTCGGGGTCGCCGCCTGGGTGCAGATCCT containing:
- the ade gene encoding adenine deaminase; this encodes MTETLSGTIVDPVNRRLFPGRILIRDGRIESIQEEATAAPGFLLPGFVDAHVHIESSMLSPSQFARLAVRHGTVATVSDPHEIANVVGVPGVQWMLDDAARVPLIVAFGAPSCVPATPFEHAGAVLGPQEVAALLADPRIGYLSEMMNYPGVVAGVPDVMAKIQAAHAAGKPVDGHAPMLRGADLRTYVSAGISTDHECVSEEEAREKLSLGMKVAIREGSAARNFDALVGIMADHPGQVMLCSDDKHPDELLTGHINELVARAVAAGVDRWNALEAACVTPVRHYNLDVGLMQAGDRADFIRVEDLKDFRALETWIGGTCVARSGREQFEVARPDPINRFVQPSVSVGDFALRAESKRIRVIEAIDGAIVSGSSVREARIEDGLVVSDPRRDLLKVAVVNRYAPAPPAIGFIEGFGLQRGAIASTVAHDSHNIIAVGVDDASLVAAVKAVSRVGGGIAAVSGNQERLLALPVAGLMSTDDGEEVGQAYERIDAFAKSLGSTLSAPFMTLSFMALLVIPALKLGDRGLFDVARFDFVPLFVD
- a CDS encoding WbqC family protein codes for the protein MTLTCAPDYFPSAVFWAAASHADRVELLMDAPYVRQTRHNRARIRTPQGTQWLTVPVERGQDDIRLCAIRISQEGAWWRQHPKALRYNYGAAPYYEHFIDALTPRFNPEVTTLGDLSAGLIRAVADLLNLRIDIAPGTSRPRSRIPVIERHGARFGVDVSPIRYRQVFEGFEPDLCILDLLFNLGPRALDLLHDAAHLRPMPESLAAQHDSSSP
- a CDS encoding LD-carboxypeptidase, which encodes MTRSANLRRIGLLAPAGPPLDAERLERGLRHLEDRGVELVRPRSSYPVTGFLAGSDDARLAEFHALCREPDIDTIFCVRGGYGTLRLLDQIDYDLAAARPRVLVGYSDITALQLALFTRSGWRGVSGPMVGVEWPEPEADWESQLWQLLEGESAVSFASLDGSRPSTLRAGTAEGPLLGGNLATLVRLVGTPYLPDLRGCLLFLEDVGEVPYRLDALFAQLKLAGHLEGLAGVILGAFTDSDPPHNRPSFSVDEVLQHYFGGASYPVVSDWNYGHFPRKMSLPIGPRARLVADPAAATLQLLEPLRI
- a CDS encoding phosphoribosylglycinamide formyltransferase, whose translation is MRVAVFASGSGSNFQALIDASISGSLQATMALCVSNRSTAGALTRAETAGIATCVLDPSDFDEATYAQHLLGSLEQERIDFIALAGYLRKIPQAVVDRFRGRMVNIHPALLPAHGGPGMYGKHVHRAVLEAGDEFSGATVHFVDEDYDTGAIILQDTVPVLPDDNPESLAARVLEIEHRLYPEALRLIAQGRVRVRQGRVTITFPLQYA
- the purH gene encoding bifunctional phosphoribosylaminoimidazolecarboxamide formyltransferase/IMP cyclohydrolase → MRRALLSVFDKTGLVELGQGLSRQGVELLSTGGSARTLREAGIQVTDVSEVTGFPEILDGRVKTLHPLIHGGLLARRNDPEDQQTLGAHGIPPIDLVVVNLYPFSKATADPETTDAIAIENIDIGGPTMIRAAAKNFFYRCVVTDPGDYHGLLEEMEANGGAVGMATRRRLAHKAFSHTAGYDAAIDAYFSRAGDTAPAFRVTEPLSASLRYGENPHQAAALYGDPGRYFTKHHGKDLSFNNILDLSAALRLIREFAEAPPTCAILKHTNPCGVGTADGLMRAYERAFATDRQSPFGGIVVVNRALDLQTAEAINKVFTEIIIAPDYEEDAMEFLRRKKNRRLITFDPDAGEDARDVRSVVGGFLIQDLDPTLPDAGAMRERVQVVTERQPTPQEWQDLDFAWRVAKHVKSNAIVYARNGATVGIGAGQMSRIDASEIAVSKGAKSELDFAGSVVASDAFFPFADGLVEAAQAGARAAIQPGGSVRDEEVIAAANERGIAMVFTGQRHFRH
- the mreC gene encoding rod shape-determining protein MreC; the protein is MIRFWERFADWILLFALVLVSLMVMLTVNQPMIQGLRARALEVSASVEHRLATAGRYMNALDENQRLRDENIRLSSRLALAREAEMENERLRGLLALPDSATGPRVAARVVGKDITRQRNVLVLDVGSRHGIQRGMAVIEPRGLVGVVELVSPNYSRVRSYLNPDFKTSVKIYPSLSDGLLERSPDRPDRLRVLHVSTDDDIRVGHRVVTSGYSQYFRPGIEVGTIDLLTTDESELFWSIQVAPSVPLSSVQHVFVVTQFPDFERIELEEQTEPDA
- the dacB gene encoding D-alanyl-D-alanine carboxypeptidase/D-alanyl-D-alanine-endopeptidase, giving the protein MRLLVALLLCAAITLPAIGQDSPRNERQLRRALDRLVADTSLVNATIGVSVVDLATGRTLYAHNANKTLMPASNTKLYTTAAALDQLGADFRWSTPVYADGIVEHGVLKGNLVVVGSGDPSIGRQFQDCDIVEVFRGWADAVKAAGIRTVDGHLIGDDNAFDDLQLGYGWSWDDEPWYYSAEISALSFNDNTVDITVEPTVPGGPGTVTWEPSMTDYMDVWNATVTVPDSMRLREGYERDRQGNRLVISTRVPVGYTEEEAISVHNPTRYFLHVLRETLIAEGIAVTGGIHDIDDIPSLPAVSGTQPIARHTSVPLSDVVEVINKDSNNLYAELVLKTLGAQLPDSTSDADPGSAAMGWAAGMRTLAAARVDTARIRLADGSGLSRMNFVSPEMSTALLQYMASHPDSTVRSVWYDSLPIAGVDGTLEYRMRGTSAEGNVRAKTGTLTGASALSGYVTTSRGTPLAFSLMMNLYHGSSRDARRIQDLISETLARYRR
- the hslV gene encoding ATP-dependent protease subunit HslV yields the protein MRSTTVVGVRRGGRVALGSDGQATLGNTVMKHRAQKVRALYNGKILAGFAGATADAFTLFERFEEKLQQYGGQVTRAAVELAKDWRTDRYLRRLEALLAVASEDKLLLISGNGDVIEPDDDVLAIGSGGPFALAAARALVEHAEGLSARQIVAQSLTIAADICIYTNHNQTILELPAPDSAD
- a CDS encoding NYN domain-containing protein; its protein translation is MGRLRGHGTSDHGENLALILIDFDNLSQAFANTATEKGHRIIMSMVSELRRYLAEELRIKPVRAVAYGDFGGHGEDASSVMSALASAGVETRHVPSGIQGTNTCMTLTIDGTELLHARPDLSAFVVLSGNNWYVPFIQHLQRFGKFVLVAALDLPPSISQLWSEVSDAFLNGRFLLDSSDRDSIALRRRGTQTGEQPVDDPQERAPKETHRVEDAGAFRTLELIDEFFGQYEEVYLTPLLRKMSEMLDEDDGEPKDLVNLLQDAGVVWLEKRRGFPYDYTVLMVNEKHPDVVDVRAASADYDMDDYPAEYDDDDDVEDHEYENSEA
- the hslU gene encoding ATP-dependent protease ATPase subunit HslU, whose product is MSELTPRQIVAELDTYIVGQTEAKKSVAIALRNRWRRLNAAPEMREEIMPNNIILIGPTGVGKTEIARRLARLAAAPFLKVEATKFTEVGYVGRDVESMIRDLMEFAINMVREEHTEGVQERARELADERILDILIPAAPAPQKPAVTGPGFTMAQPQQVEQPASNDELRTRTREKFRKMLAEGELDEREVEVEVSSEGSNPMLQVFGPMGIEEMGVNLQDLFGGLGGKKRKKRRMPIEEARRVLTQEEAGKLIDMDRVTREAVKRVEQSGIVFIDEIDKVAARSGRSGGSGPDVSREGVQRDLLPIVEGSGVMTKYGLVKTDHILFIASGAFHVSKPSDLIPELQGRFPIRVELESLSEEDFLKILTLPRNALLKQYQALLASEGVRVTFTDDAVTEMASIAARVNAEVENIGARRLHTILTTLLEDILFNVPDEISDADIVIDAARVREKLSDIVENRDLSQYIL